A region from the Drosophila mauritiana strain mau12 chromosome 2L, ASM438214v1, whole genome shotgun sequence genome encodes:
- the LOC117150978 gene encoding uncharacterized protein LOC117150978 isoform X3 has product MDIALRGTNRASSTSTTGTGLHHAVSLGNIEVSTKTTYSSHMDRSYDSEDEHTGRRRLRHTLSTELHPHTSVYSRGDIREQYCLTDRQLHSIEQRPRRERFFGCLSRRGQTQSGSFLGGCVGRRVPSDENLAAYAPFEKYPRYQNSYTDTHELESSYFRRQPASILSTGKSGEADLGGRYTWIGQQQVTNNNPDYQSDHRATCCTAPLESFYQDVLLRNYYVELCAPPNPTPPTSHTNQIANLNVCSYHCPTYATMPTTHHQHHHQQQGGNVRTKHVSFARSHTLTSFDNVNAGFRSSGRLKTARSQERLIGGKKPIIATGSMYETLQPPLQAQQQPQQMQPQQSSTLPKTWLPPPVQLQPCQHHHAPIHLHQPIPGEDLDTQLPARPDNMVGLIIPQPLPLALPLPSPEVLIVEKKFRNAMKTQATQTDAAARRQGQIGYNTQVLALSPRPPHRIKVVSQGAQTNGLQNGKKLTKSLSEIPNGKDGTSSHHYQQGSIYPHEMIYRTQSQDVTPLQTLSDAQNNIMYYKPPPPLLDAHSYGLGMEHLSRTRPSPSEQSVEYVNVNAAAVALNESFDYESNSLPRRACTSHTDFYSNSLPRRHITESSELMTDSVPLDFSQSHLLPPPSEYCKNDDEDVEEYYDEEEDHPHETESYSSEVCMEQAAQHRRMSMLPQMIDSPFRRDDLRRQSMPVYGQTEKLIDGFGPRSSFRRRDKVSCFPDEPPVVQEVRDEQEIFIDFKPHISPKPSPKLQLKHRKQHKAEIAMKKMQQQRMAQAAALTLPKPKSQPVEVEVRKVELEPSDEEEDEDEVSEPEEEDDGEEIDEDEQKLETDLQEDEEPLYENITPCGCRVAPQPDVENIQDKRSQFRKRSVSLDDDYEAKASETPTPTGLRLPSTPASPCRDELLANVSTYPSSDSLANDNTRDHSDGIWNESQVTVLTAEQRDISDGSYSSNLLLTPSSKRKNLLLQHQQRSSVDTDALDFEEQSPTYGLQTLPKIIKTPTPTTSRPTSTQPMMPPPAIAVTPSTNQILDSCVSSPLPKRSMVARGSVPDARQLMFTSGAAKQRHSDASFLPMGATDYARSADISECSTNTDEYATCTDTSKRTPVSTQSSQLEKTHAGSSFESASSLYSMREDLLQHDEKERDKQAPLTKAQLKSPIGSVAELTRKSPSHSISSTTSSGSCPVSGAAIKSPAKESLPQTVASSGTSQMKVSSAECIPPGVKPKPDSISEDERSEVRYSSSGYYESPHEEDDEEQGTRSKARRLRQEDERKRRKTSMKLDIEKENMRALTSPIKRPTGSSKITSPEQSISGTMDNGSSPSKMKRFRPKIRRQLRKSSREDVLAAAAVRRSRATPTIFGLSSGSGDTELLLDASMSTGAVAGTTTTAVTSVSAPSSASKLPTSESSVTTQPEAVVAPLPAKKPHSCATPTSLLSPKLPTTSGTQSKSTSDTFQLKAKSIESLRSVSPGSDSVFYSEADGNAASGEQSHCHHCGKEMEGKQQSNTISELAGDSVESIPYIEQDIVKPPSDFADSPVTTKTTQRLYKKMDKRFRSEERYHGERGRHYKTRQENIRAKSEERGRIPSLPNTPVLRPAGSSPCVLPDTEQSQHIIYKGHYDAGRYTRLTDDDLWTQLDHQCFDRSRERRASTESEKGFHAKYQVILHRLVQRRCTLEMYHRQKHNSFRVDKTVVVKSDSGEFGFRIHGSKPVVVAAIEPETPAESSGLEVGDIIISVNGVQVLDKHHTEVVKIAHDGCEKLELQVARTIGVLMHEQLEPPSQPIFSGYLWRQSGQAKGAPNTKKWVRRWFSLRPDNCLYYYKTEDDSQPVGAMIMAKHTVDLCPVDVGKPFAFKVDAGEGIPMYVAADSDEMANRWLQLLRQAASQDNQWLDKSARCLYQSPSNIQRPDCFGYLLKLGSRWCGWSKRYCVLKDACLYFYQDANSKSAFGMACLHGYKVASMSANASGKKNSFEIVPPETKLRHYFFCTESEMDKKRWISALEYSIDRWIKSG; this is encoded by the exons ATGGATATTGCCTTGCGTGGCACAAACAGAGCATCGTCAACATCAACGACTGGAACTG GTCTGCATCATGCTGTGTCATTGGGCAACATTGAGGTCTCCACCAAG ACCACCTACTCCAGCCACATGGATCGCAGCTACGACTCCGAGGATGAACACACTGGTCGCCGAAGACTTCGCCATACGCTGTCCACCGAGTTGCATCCTCACACTTCTGTCTACTCGCGCGGAGATATTCGGGAACAG TACTGCCTCACAGATCGCCAGCTGCACAGCATAGAGCAGCGTCCTAGGCGGGAACGGTTTTTTGGCTGCCTTTCGCGACGCGGTCAAACGCAATCGGGCAGTTTTTTGGGCGGCTGTGTGGGTCGGCGGGTGCCCTCCGATGAGAATTTGGCGGCCTATGCTCCATTTGAAAAATATCCACG CTACCAGAACAGCTACACGGACACACACGAATTGGAAAGTTCCTATTTTCGCCGTCAACCGGCCTCGATTCTGAGCACTGGTAAATCGGGTGAAGCGGACCTGGGTGGACGCTACACCTGGATTGGTCAGCAGCAGGTGACCAACAACAATCCCGACTACCAATCGGACCACAG GGCAACTTGTTGTACAGCACCACTTGAATCCTTTTACCAGGATGTTTTGCTACGGAATTATTATGTCGAGCTTTGCGCTCCACCAAATCCTACACCACCAACATCACACACCAATCAAATCGCTAATCTAAATGTTTG CTCGTATCACTGCCCCACATACGCCACAATGCCAACCACACACcatcagcaccaccaccaacaacaGGGCGGAAATGTCAG AACCAAACACGTGAGCTTTGCCAGGtcgcacacactcacaagTTTCGACAATGTGAATGCCGGATTCCGATCCTCAGGGCGTTTGAAAACGGCCCGAAGCCAGGAGAGATTAATTGGGGGCAAGAAGCCCATTATTGCCACGGGCTCCATGTACGAAACCCTCCAGCCCCCGCTCCAAGCCCAACAGCAACCGCAACAGATGCAGCCGCAACAGAGCTCCACCCTGCCAAAAACCTGGCTGCCACCACCAGTTCAACTGCAGCCATGCCAGCACCACCATGCTCCGATACACCTGCACCAGCCCATTCCAGGTGAGGATTTAGACACCCAATTGCCAGCACGCCCAG ACAACATGGTCGGACTGATCATTCCACAGCCCCTGCCCTTGGCTCTTCCACTGCCCAGTCCCGAAGTTCTCATCGTCGAGAAGAAGTTCCGCAATGCCATGAAAACGCAGGCCACTCAAACAGATGCAGCAGCCCGTCGCCAGGGGCAAATTGGATACAATACCCAGGTCCTGGCTTTGAGTCCCCGACCACCACATCGCATTAAGGTGGTTTCCCAGGGGGCTCAAacgaacggcctgcagaatGGCAAAAAACTAACGAAAAGCCTCTCCGAAATACCCAATGGCAAGGATGGCACCTCCTCGCATCATTATCAACAGGG TTCCATATACCCGCATGAGATGATCTACCGCACTCAGTCGCAGGATGTGACCCCTTTGCAGACCCTTTCGGATGCCCAAAACAACATCATGTACTACAAACCGCCGCCACCATTGCTGGATGCCCACAGTTACGGACTGGGAATGGAGCACCTGAGCCGGACACGTCCTTCGCCATCCGAGCAAAGTGTGGAatatgtgaatgtgaatgctGCTGCAGTGGCTCTGAATGAAAGTTTCGACTACGAGAGCAACAGTTTGCCTCGACGAGCGTGTACCTCGCATACGGATTTCTATTCCAATAGCTTGCCTAGAAGGCATATCACCGAGAGCTCGGAACTAATGACCGATAGTGTTCCCTTGGACTTTAGCCAATCGCATTTATTGCCACCACCAAGTGAGTATTGCAAGAACGACGACGAGGATGTGGAGGAGTACTATGACGAGGAGGAAGATCATCCCCATGAAACGGAGAGCTATAGCTCAGAGGTCTGCATGGAGCAGGCGGCCCAACATCGCCGGATGTCCATGCTGCCCCAGATGATAGACTCCCCATTTCGTCGCGATGATCTGAGGCGTCAATCCATGCCGGTTTATGGTCAAACGGAGAAGCTCATCGATGGCTTTGGCCCAAGGAGCTCTTTTCGAAGGCGCGACAAGGTCAGCTGTTTTCCGGATGAGCCGCCAGTCGTTCAAGAAGTGCGGGATGAACAGGAgatatttattgattttaagCCGCACATTTCGCCCAAGCCGAGTCCCAAGCTCCAGCTGAAGCACCGTAAGCAGCACAAGGCGGAGATCGCCATGAAAAAgatgcaacagcagcgaaTGGCACAGGCGGCAGCTCTGACCCTGCCCAAGCCCAAGTCACAGCCAGTCGAAGTTGAGGTGAGAAAAGTTGAACTTGAGCCCAgcgatgaggaggaggacgaaGACGAGGTTTCCGAGCCCGAAGAGGAGGATGACGGCGAGGAGATCGATGAAGATGAGCAGAAACTAGAGACAGATCTGCAGGAGGATGAGGAACCGCTGTACGAGAACATAACGCCCTGTGGCTGCCGGGTGGCTCCTCAGCCAGATGTGGAGAATATCCAGGACAAACGCTCGCAATTCCGCAAGCGATCTGTCAGCTTGGATGATGACTACGAGGCCAAGGCATCTGAAACTCCCACACCAACTGGCCTGAGACTCCCATCAACTCCGGCCAGTCCTTGCCGCGATGAGCTGCTGGCCAATGTCTCAACTTATCCTTCCTCAGACTCGCTGGCCAATGACAATACCCGCGATCATTCCGATGGCATATGGAATGAGTCGCAGGTTACTGTCTTGACAGCTGAACAGAGGGACATATCCGATGGCTCCTACAGTTCCAACTTGCTGTTGACTCCCTCTTCGAAGAGAAAGAACCTACTGCTGCAGCATCAGCAGAGAAGCTCGGTGGACACCGATGCCCTGGATTTTGAGGAACAA AGTCCCACCTATGGCCTACAAACACTGCCGAAGATCATCAAGACCCCCACACCAACCACATCGAGGCCCACTTCCACACAACCAATGATGCCACCTCCAGCCATCGCCGTAACTCCATCTACAAATCAGATTCTGGACAGCTGCGTAAGTTCACCGCTGCCCAAGAGGAGCATGGTGGCCAGGGGATCGGTTCCGGACGCCCGACAGCTTATGTTCACTAGTGGAGCCGCCAAGCAAAG ACACTCGGATGCCTCGTTCCTGCCCATGGGCGCCACGGACTATGCGAGGAGTGCAGATATATCGGAGTGCAGTACGAATACAGATGAGTATGCCACCTGCACGGACACCTCGAAACGCACACCAG TTTCCACCCAGAGCTCGCAGTTAGAGAAGACGCACGCCGGCAGTTCCTTCGAAAGCGCCAGTTCCCTATACTCCATGCGGGAGGATCTCCTCCAGCACGACGAGAAGGAGCGGGATAAGCAGGCCCCTCTTACCAAGGCCCAACTGAAATCGCCCATTGGTTCAGTGGCAGAGCTGACCAGGAAATCGCCATCGCACTCGATCAGTAGTACCACCTCTTCAGGAAGCTGTCCCGTCTCGGGAGCGGCCATCAAATCTCCTGCCAAGGAAAGTCTGCCCCAAACGGTGGCCAGTTCGGGAACGTCCCAGATGAAAGTAAGCTCAGCAGAATGCATACCGCCTGGAGTTAAGCCCAAGCCGGATTCCATATCGGAGGATGAGCGCAGCGAAGTGCGGTACTCCTCGTCCGGTTATTACGAGAGTCCCCACGAGGAGGATGACGAAGAGCAGGGCACCAGGAGCAAGGCCCGCCGCCTGCGACAGGAAGACGAAAGAAAGAGGCGCAAGACAAGCATGAAGCTGGACATTGAGAAGGAGAACATGCGTGCCCTAACCAGTCCCATTAAAAGGCCCACAGGATCCAGCAAGATCACTTCGCCAGAGCAATCGATTTCTGGAACCATGGACAATGGCAGCAGTCCCAGCAAAATGAAACGCTTCCGTCCCAAGATACGCAGGCAGTTGAGAAAAAGTTCACGGGAAGATGTCCtggcggcggcagcggtacGCAGGAGtcgtgccacgcccactattTTCGGCTTAAGCAGCGGCAGTGGAGACACAGAGTTGCTGCTAGATGCCAGCATGTCAACTGGCGCCGTGGCAGGAACCACCACCACTGCCGTGACATCCGTATCAGCACCATCGTCCGCATCCAAGTTACCAACATCGGAGTCCTCAGTGACTACACAACCTGAGGCAGTAGTGGCTCCATTGCCGGCGAAGAAACCACACAGTTGCGCAACGCCCACATCCTTGCTGTCGCCCAAGCTGCCAACAACTAGTGGCACCCAATCGAAGTCCACATCGGACACCTTTCAGCTCAAGGCCAAGTCCATTGAGTCCTTGCGCTCCGTGTCGCCTGGATCCGATTCCGTGTTCTACAGCGAAGCCGATGGAAATGCGGCCAGTGGCGAGCAGAGTCACTGCCACCATTGCGGCAAGGAGATGGAGGGCAAGCAGCAGAGCAACACCATCAGCGAACTGGCTGGTGACTCGGTCGAGTCGATACCCTACATCGAGCAGGACATCGTCAAGCCTCCCTCGGACTTCGCCGACTCGCCGGTGACCACCAAGACCACCCAGCGGTTGTACAAAAAGATGGACAAGCGGTTCCGATCCGAGGAGCGGTATCATGGAGAAAGGGGCAGGCACTACAAAACCAGGCAGGAGAATATTAGGGCAAAG AGCGAGGAGCGTGGACGCATTCCCAGTCTTCCCAATACCCCCGTCCTGCGTCCTGCCGGCTCCAGTCCTTGTGTCCTGCCCGATACGGAACAGAGCCAGCACATTATCTATAAGGGACACTACGACGCAGGACGCTATACACGACTGACCGACGATGACTTGTGGACTCAACTGGACCATCAGTGTTTTG ACCGTTCCAGGGAGCGCAGAGCTTCCACTGAGTCGGAGAAGGGCTTCCATGCCAAGTACCAAGTGATCCTACATCGCCTCGTCCAGCGACGCTGCACATTGGAGATGTACCACCGCCAGAAGCACAACAGCTTCC GCGTGGACAAAACCGTGGTGGTCAAGAGCGATTCCGGCGAATTTGGCTTCCGTATTCACGGTTCCAAGCCCGTGGTAGTGGCCGCCATCGAACCGGAGACTCCGGCTGAGAGCTCTGGCTTGGAGGTGGGCGACATCATCATCTCCGTGAATGGCGTCCAAGTGCTGGACAAGCACCACACCGAGGTGGTCAAGATCGCACACGATGGCTGCGAGAAGCTGGAACTGCAGGTGGCCCGAACCATTGGGGTGCTAATGCACGAGCAACTGGAGCCGCCAAGTCAGCCCATATTTAGTGGATACCTGTGGCGGCAGAGTGGACAGGCCAAGGGAGCGCCCAATACCAAGAAATGGGTGCGTCGTTGGTTCTCCCTGCGACCCGATAATTGTCTGTACTACTACAAAACTGAAGAT GACTCTCAACCCGTTGGCGCCATGATCATGGCCAAGCACACTGTGGACTTGTGTCCGGTGGATGTGGGCAAGCCTTTTGCCTTCAAAGTGGATGCCGGCGAGGGTATTCCCATGTACGTGGCTGCCGACTCCGATGAGATGGCGAACAGGTGGCTCCAGCTGCTCAGGCAAGCGGCCTCCCAGGACAACCAGTGGCTGGACAAGAG TGCGCGGTGCTTGTACCAGAGTCCCAGCAACATTCAGCGGCCCGACTGCTTCGGCTACTTACTCAAATTGGGCTCAAGGTGGTGCGGCTGGTCGAAACGCTATTGCGTTCTAAAGGATGCCTGCCTCTATTTTTACCAAGATGCAAATAGCAAGAGTGCATTCG GCATGGCCTGCTTGCACGGCTACAAAGTGGCCTCGATGTCCGCCAATGCATCCGGCAAGAAGAACTCGTTCGAGATAGTGCCACCAGAGACGAAATTGCGTCACTATTTCTTCTGCACCGAAAGCGAAATGGATAAGAAGCG CTGGATATCCGCACTGGAGTACTCCATTGACCGCTGGATAAAGTCCGGGTAA